From the Planctomycetia bacterium genome, one window contains:
- a CDS encoding aminotransferase class III-fold pyridoxal phosphate-dependent enzyme, translated as MANVADTAAAPIEHQGEDRSNDLRRRLQAVEPLCMRTFTPSLTVFARSQGSFHYTHEGRKLADFTSGVLVANLGHNPKRWWQRTLGYLNLNPAALAGAVEERSGAQPEYLPAVPLTAYNGATEVEIEASERLIALLRRQPGGGRAEQVLWAASGSEAIQKALWCAMDRRDGENMILATRFGFHGKKGLAGAVTGSEQDAERDPRVRFIGFPREECISLERRKQPLDLTKYKQELDALWNELGSRICCLITEPYLGGGGSFHPQKEYMQLLERFCREHDIVLIFDEVQANFGRTGELFAFTHYGIEPDITVLGKGLGNGVAVSAAVGRADLFANMHYGEGSDTWSGNPLSSAAVLATLDEFEASDVLAQGRELAKVIEAGLVKLGTLPIVANVRGEGLVWGVECAPLGTNSAADIANACVKACYYGDDQGRAIHLLGPLAGKVLRVSPPLTMSLAEAREYLDAMYAIFKQVAAEAG; from the coding sequence ATGGCTAATGTCGCCGATACGGCCGCGGCTCCGATCGAGCACCAGGGCGAAGACCGATCCAACGATTTGCGACGTCGCTTGCAGGCCGTCGAACCGCTCTGCATGCGGACGTTTACGCCGAGCCTTACCGTCTTCGCGCGCAGCCAAGGAAGCTTCCACTACACGCACGAAGGGCGCAAGCTCGCCGACTTCACCTCGGGCGTCCTCGTCGCCAATCTCGGGCACAACCCGAAGCGCTGGTGGCAGCGCACCTTAGGATATCTGAACTTGAATCCCGCGGCGCTCGCCGGCGCAGTCGAAGAGCGTAGCGGCGCCCAGCCGGAGTACCTCCCTGCGGTTCCGCTCACCGCTTACAACGGCGCAACGGAAGTCGAGATCGAAGCCTCGGAGCGTTTGATCGCGCTCCTCCGGCGTCAGCCGGGGGGCGGTCGTGCGGAACAAGTCCTCTGGGCCGCAAGCGGCAGCGAAGCGATTCAAAAGGCGCTTTGGTGCGCGATGGATCGGCGCGACGGCGAGAACATGATCCTCGCGACGCGGTTCGGCTTTCACGGCAAGAAGGGCTTGGCCGGCGCCGTGACCGGCAGCGAGCAAGACGCGGAACGCGATCCGCGCGTGCGGTTCATCGGCTTCCCGCGCGAGGAATGCATCTCGCTGGAGCGCCGCAAGCAACCGCTCGATCTCACGAAGTATAAGCAAGAGCTCGACGCTTTGTGGAACGAACTCGGCAGCCGGATCTGCTGCTTGATCACCGAGCCCTACCTGGGCGGCGGCGGCTCGTTCCATCCGCAAAAAGAATACATGCAGCTGCTCGAGCGGTTCTGCCGCGAGCACGATATCGTGCTGATCTTCGATGAGGTGCAAGCCAACTTCGGCCGGACCGGCGAACTTTTCGCCTTTACCCATTACGGCATCGAGCCCGACATCACGGTGCTCGGCAAAGGCCTCGGGAACGGCGTCGCCGTGAGTGCGGCCGTCGGTCGGGCCGATCTGTTCGCCAACATGCACTACGGCGAGGGGAGCGATACCTGGAGCGGCAACCCACTGTCGAGCGCCGCGGTGCTGGCGACGCTCGATGAATTCGAAGCGAGCGACGTGCTCGCGCAAGGGCGCGAGCTGGCGAAGGTGATCGAAGCCGGCTTGGTGAAACTCGGCACGTTGCCGATCGTCGCCAATGTGCGCGGCGAAGGGCTCGTCTGGGGAGTCGAATGCGCGCCCCTCGGAACGAACAGCGCGGCCGACATCGCCAACGCCTGCGTGAAAGCCTGTTACTACGGCGACGACCAAGGCCGCGCGATCCACTTGCTAGGCCCCTTGGCAGGCAAGGTGCTCCGCGTGAGCCCGCCGCTGACGATGAGCCTGGCCGAGGCCCGAGAGTATCTCGACGCGATGTACGCGATCTTTAAGCAGGTGGCCGCGGAAGCGGGGTAG
- a CDS encoding Gfo/Idh/MocA family oxidoreductase: protein MVGVGMIFDETYRPFFEATAGAGGIYDSRFGLCRVELASIASRTGTRAEAYIQAAGGKVGPIKSFTGNQATAQLLQSPVDFVCVATPDDRHFEAAKHVLLAGKHLLIEKPSVLTLAELDELERIAREKQVLAKVVYHKLLDPDHKKLRTLVADEELKHVNNGYCTLLEPKSISGGQFAEWIVGRNPGTYVAVHYIKLIDFTFGGRLKSVACTGQRGLVGAADGPTWDSTQLRLIYEYVDGREAAFDIHTSWVTPDNFPGYVEQEVQFRFDNGVWNCHSRKRGVECTIEGSTPFKRKTTMNNHYNGTFLEPWGERSQRGYGVEVIERFVRETAFVEHGGPAEQRTERWEQINRLAYNDLRADRQTVAAVQAMEAILAHHAAGRPNCVVEVDHAAGGLVLLAPGRAEPEVLYSGRVSAGGKRD from the coding sequence ATGGTCGGCGTCGGGATGATTTTCGACGAGACCTATCGCCCCTTTTTCGAAGCCACGGCCGGGGCCGGCGGGATCTACGACAGCCGCTTCGGACTGTGCCGAGTCGAACTCGCCTCGATCGCCAGTCGCACCGGCACGCGGGCCGAGGCCTATATCCAGGCCGCGGGCGGGAAAGTCGGACCGATCAAGAGCTTCACCGGGAACCAAGCGACGGCGCAACTTCTCCAGTCGCCGGTCGATTTCGTCTGCGTCGCCACGCCCGACGATCGCCACTTCGAAGCGGCCAAGCACGTGCTGCTCGCCGGCAAGCACCTGCTCATCGAGAAGCCTTCGGTGCTCACGCTCGCCGAGCTCGACGAGCTCGAGCGGATCGCGCGCGAAAAGCAAGTCTTAGCCAAGGTCGTTTATCACAAGCTCTTGGATCCCGACCATAAGAAGCTCCGCACGCTGGTCGCCGATGAAGAGCTGAAGCACGTCAACAACGGCTACTGCACGCTGCTCGAACCGAAGTCGATCTCCGGCGGTCAGTTCGCCGAGTGGATCGTCGGCCGGAACCCCGGCACTTACGTCGCGGTGCATTACATCAAGCTGATCGACTTCACCTTCGGCGGTCGCTTGAAGAGCGTCGCTTGCACCGGCCAGCGCGGCCTCGTCGGCGCGGCCGACGGCCCGACCTGGGACTCCACCCAACTCCGCCTCATCTACGAATACGTCGACGGTCGCGAAGCCGCCTTCGATATCCACACCAGTTGGGTCACGCCGGACAATTTCCCCGGCTACGTCGAACAAGAGGTCCAATTCCGCTTCGACAACGGCGTCTGGAACTGCCACAGCCGCAAGCGGGGCGTCGAATGCACGATCGAAGGGAGCACTCCTTTCAAGCGCAAAACGACGATGAACAACCACTACAACGGCACGTTTCTCGAACCGTGGGGCGAGCGGTCGCAGCGCGGCTACGGGGTCGAGGTGATCGAGCGCTTCGTGCGCGAAACGGCGTTCGTCGAACATGGCGGACCGGCCGAACAACGCACCGAGCGCTGGGAACAAATCAATCGTCTCGCTTACAACGACCTCCGGGCCGATCGCCAAACGGTCGCCGCGGTCCAAGCGATGGAAGCGATTCTCGCGCACCATGCCGCCGGCCGGCCCAACTGCGTCGTCGAAGTCGATCACGCGGCAGGCGGGCTCGTGCTGCTGGCGCCGGGCCGCGCGGAGCCCGAGGTGTTGTACTCCGGTCGTGTGTCCGCCGGCGGCAAGCGCGATTGA
- a CDS encoding GntR family transcriptional regulator: MVVNRKSRKNAPSAKTVAVRLVPTANYSYGKAAEQTLADSVYEQILLRIIRGEFIGGQELKSTLLAKNLGVSRTPVVQALQRLAADGIVNLELNKRALVRPGAENWLVEIHHLRELLEPHAASLAAQRMPDVLLEQLRELADAAADRREPDWAEAVQKFDFALHLAIADHTENRALGEAIRKCWSYKRLSYDAAVDLPENLAKAYDEHLAILQALAARDSQTASAAMLFHLRSAATTRPERRIV, from the coding sequence ATGGTTGTCAACCGAAAAAGCCGTAAGAATGCCCCCTCCGCGAAAACGGTCGCGGTGCGGCTGGTGCCGACGGCGAACTATTCCTACGGGAAAGCGGCCGAGCAGACGTTGGCCGACAGTGTCTACGAGCAGATTCTGCTCCGCATCATCCGGGGCGAATTCATCGGCGGCCAAGAGTTGAAAAGCACGCTCCTGGCGAAAAACCTCGGCGTGAGTCGGACGCCGGTCGTGCAAGCCTTGCAGCGGCTCGCGGCCGACGGCATCGTGAACCTGGAGTTGAACAAACGGGCTCTCGTTCGGCCCGGTGCGGAGAACTGGCTCGTCGAGATTCATCATCTGCGGGAGTTGCTCGAACCGCACGCCGCTTCGCTCGCTGCGCAGCGCATGCCCGACGTGTTGCTGGAACAGCTGCGCGAATTGGCCGATGCGGCCGCCGATCGCCGCGAACCGGATTGGGCCGAAGCGGTCCAAAAATTCGACTTCGCCCTCCATCTCGCCATCGCCGACCACACGGAGAACCGCGCGCTCGGCGAAGCGATCCGAAAATGTTGGAGCTACAAGCGGCTCTCGTACGACGCCGCGGTCGATCTGCCGGAGAACTTGGCGAAGGCCTACGACGAACATCTGGCGATCTTGCAGGCACTGGCGGCGCGCGACTCGCAGACCGCTTCGGCGGCGATGCTGTTTCATCTCCGCTCGGCGGCGACGACCCGGCCGGAGCGGCGGATCGTGTAG
- a CDS encoding sugar phosphate isomerase/epimerase, which translates to MADRPSVILSGFADESANQKTAMQQFCAFAAIGLQYYSLRFIDVGEGIKNVMKLSKKEIQQIRHLEDEYGLNVSSIGSPIGKVKLVDQEDGTKNAFIPFKKYLANDVKKVCELAHAFETKLIRGFSFYHPKGTDPKPHIAQVVDQLGQIAEACHRSDLTFGLEIEANLVGQTGELLAEIQKQVNHPAMMLIFDAANILCQGYTAFDVFKQYEAMKPYIGWMHIKDYRHPTPPKRVGHVDEDAIKNFVPADIGQSAHELILRDFAETIPTLTKKLAKRGIPGVFLDLEPHVKGGGQFGGFSGPDGMGVALRGLCKVLDFVGLDYHIRDFDDIRAARGF; encoded by the coding sequence ATGGCCGATCGACCGAGCGTGATTCTCAGCGGGTTCGCCGATGAGTCGGCGAACCAAAAGACCGCCATGCAGCAGTTCTGCGCGTTCGCCGCGATCGGCTTGCAGTATTACAGCCTGCGGTTCATCGATGTCGGCGAGGGGATCAAGAATGTGATGAAGCTCTCCAAAAAAGAGATTCAACAGATTCGGCATCTCGAAGACGAATACGGCCTCAACGTCTCGTCGATCGGCTCCCCGATCGGCAAGGTGAAGCTCGTCGATCAGGAAGACGGAACGAAAAACGCCTTCATTCCGTTCAAGAAGTATCTGGCGAACGATGTGAAGAAGGTTTGCGAACTCGCGCACGCCTTCGAAACGAAACTGATTCGCGGCTTCTCCTTCTATCATCCGAAGGGGACGGACCCGAAGCCGCACATCGCGCAAGTGGTCGACCAACTCGGGCAGATCGCCGAGGCGTGCCATCGGAGCGATCTCACGTTCGGCCTCGAGATCGAAGCGAACCTCGTCGGGCAGACGGGCGAGCTGCTTGCCGAGATTCAGAAGCAAGTCAATCATCCGGCGATGATGCTCATCTTCGACGCCGCGAACATTCTCTGCCAAGGCTACACGGCGTTCGACGTCTTCAAGCAATACGAAGCGATGAAGCCGTATATCGGTTGGATGCACATCAAGGACTATCGCCATCCAACGCCGCCGAAACGCGTCGGGCATGTCGACGAAGATGCGATCAAGAACTTCGTGCCGGCCGACATCGGGCAATCGGCGCACGAGCTCATCTTGCGCGACTTCGCCGAAACGATTCCGACGTTAACGAAGAAGCTTGCGAAGCGCGGGATCCCCGGCGTGTTTCTCGATCTCGAACCGCACGTCAAAGGGGGTGGTCAGTTCGGCGGATTCAGCGGGCCCGACGGCATGGGAGTCGCCTTGCGAGGGCTCTGCAAAGTACTCGACTTCGTCGGTCTCGACTACCACATTCGCGACTTCGACGACATCCGCGCGGCCCGCGGGTTCTAG